A genome region from Setaria italica strain Yugu1 chromosome III, Setaria_italica_v2.0, whole genome shotgun sequence includes the following:
- the LOC101777261 gene encoding glutathione transferase GST 23 — translation MEKTPKNVSQAAAAPLKLLGSWASSYTHRVQLALRLKGLEFEYAEEDLGNKSVELLRLNPVYKKVPVLVHGGRALPESVIILQYLDDAWPETRPLLPADAFDRALARFWCHFADDKLGPAVGAVFASTGEDQEAAVRQVHENLALIEAELRDGAFKGRRFFGGDEVGLLDVVLGCGSYWLAVFEEVTGVRLVDADAFPLFHAWLRNFEALDEVRETIPAVDRLLEYARGVRHMLLGLAGAGSAAASAATPSEAPAAPAPAAAADIAVDI, via the exons ATGGAGAAGACGCCGAAGAACGTgagccaggcggcggcggcgccgctgaaGCTGCTCGGGTCGTGGGCGAGCTCGTACACGCACCGCGTGCAGCTGGCGCTGCGGCTCAAGGGGCTCGAGTTCGAGTACGCGGAGGAGGACCTCGGGAACAAGAGCGTCGAGCTGCTCCGCCTCAACCCCGTGTACAAGAAGGTGCCCGTGCTCGTCCACGGCGGCCGCGCGCTTCCGGAGTCCGTCATCATCCTCCAGTACCTCGACGACGCCTGGCCGGAAACCCgcccgctcctccccgccgacgcCTTCGACCGCGCGCTCGCCCGCTTCTGGTGCCACTTCGCCGACGACAAG CTCGggccggcggtgggcgcggTGTTCGCGTCGACGGGGGAGGaccaggaggcggcggtgcggcagGTGCACGAGAACCTGGCCCTGATCGAGGCGGAGCTCCGAGACGGCGCGTTCAAGGGCCGCCGCTtcttcggcggcgacgaggtgggcCTCCTCGACGTCGTCCTGGGCTGCGGCTCCTACTGGCTCGCCGTGTTCGAGGAGGTGACCGGGGTGCGCCTCGTGGACGCCGACGCGTTCCCGCTCTTCCACGCCTGGCTGCGCAACTTCGAGGCCCTGGACGAGGTCCGGGAGACCATCCCGGCCGTCGACCGCCTGCTCGAGTACGCCCGCGGCGTCCGCCACATGCtgctcggcctcgccggcgccggctccgcggccgcatccgccgccaccccctccgaggcccccgccgcgccagcgccggcggccgcggctgaTATCGCCGTGGACATCTGA